The Mya arenaria isolate MELC-2E11 chromosome 15, ASM2691426v1 genomic sequence TGAGGGTAAAGAAGTACGAGCAGTATTTTGTGACATCTCAAAGGCCTTTGTTCGCGTATGGCATGAAACCCTCATTTTCAAACTTAGAGAAAGTGGTATTTCTGGTCCCCTATTATTATGGCTTACCGATAATCTCAGTGATAGAAAACAACGCGTTGTCATGTCTGGTACTATGTCTGATACGTTATAATATCTGCCGGAGTTCCGAAAGGTTTAATTCTTGGACCCTTACTCTTTCTTGTCTACATAAATGATATCGTCCGTGAAATAAATTCACACATACGTCTTTTTGCAAATGATACTACCATGTTTATCATTGACCCCTTGTTTGCTGCTCAGCAATTAAGCAGTAAGATCTGTGAACAATAGAATGTTTTATAGCTTCCAGTTAAGATTGTTCAGTTTACTTACCGACCTACATGTTTGTATAAACTGGTAGGTCAATGATTTAAGTGAATAAATCCGTGCTTAGAATAAGATGTCACGTGGCATCAAGGATaagaacaatattaaataccGCCCGGATTACCGGTTGCCCCATTAACTCAGTTGTAGAGCGTTCGCTTCTGGTGCGGAAGGACGCGGGTTCAAACCCCGGACGCGTCAAACCGAAAGACGTTAATATATGCTACCTAGCAGTAACGCCCTAGCGCTTGACATTTAAAGGGTAAAACCGGGGAGATGGTTTACTCAGTACTCTTTCAGCCCAGGAAAGTTTTATCCcatgtatcggtgctttacatcGAGCAAGTTCAaaaaccaagaggtctcttcgctcTTTGTTAGGGTATGGGTCGCACCAGGATATCCTGTATttctctgtttcttcaagtcttctaACATATGGACTTAACTGGGAATAATTGTCACTTTTGTCTCTTGTCACTTATgtcatttaaacacaaaaaaatcgtGAGGGCGTCAAGGTTGGGGTAAATCATAATGTAGCAAATAGACGCGGGTAGACATTGATTAActcaaataatataaacaaaacccAAGcagttatttgttatttagaaatgcaaaagaataaacaaaaacaacaaacaaatttttttgtatttctttttgaaaaagcTATCCAAATGTTATTCATGTTTCTTATTAActaaataaatttgttaaaacaatttcGTTTTTGTTACAGCAACAACATTTCATTATAGACAATAATTCACGTGACATTTTAGTAATACACATCAACTTAAGAAGCATcagcaaccacggtactttcttccgttacacccCATATATACCGTTggaaaattgactgacaaaaatTCGTTTAAATCAGTATGCATGAGGCACGGGAGGCAAAATTACTTCCTGTTtatttattcagttttattcaaaaactAGGCCCATTTGGGCAtcagttttacaaacaaaatacacaatgcataaacatcaatgTGTACAAGTAACAGCAAAACTTGAAAACGTGTAAGCacaattacattgtatttgtttattaggGAAACATTATATACGTTATGAAATTATACCTATGAAGTCGCATGTTGCAACtaaatactcttcaataaccTTGTAATGTCAGTCGTTTCCACAGGCGGGTGGTCTTAGTGGCTGTTGTAAAATGTGTAGTGATCTGGCGGGCCGGGTTCAATTTCACGTTTTGCCAGAATTCCTTTTCAACGAACACTTAAGTAAGAGTGTCCGTGTATATTTCCGcctcatttattatatatgattGTGAGATGGGTTTTTTCTAGCCGAATCGCCCACGGTACACAACTCAGTATAGCTTAGTAGTGTATCGGGGGTTTCACCGTTGAAGGTGAGTATTAACATTTTATCGATCAACGTACACATGgtaaatacgtattattgcgATCAACGTACATAGTATTGCTTAAAGGGGAATATCGGAAAATAAACgtcagaaaataaaatttaatttatttgcgaAGCTGGAGTTATcaaattttaagttaaatgttAGAAATTTGCAATACAATTAGTCATGTCAATTATGAGTGTTCGCACGTGTTCATATGAAGCTTATGAATGAGATATAGCTAATCTTCAAGTGTACTATGGCTGTTATGCATTTTAACCATGTACGAGGTTATTTATGTTAACAATACAATCAAACTTTGCTCTCTAATTAAGATACGTACTCAATTAACCGAGTATGATAGTAAAGTgagtttatatttcattatgatcGTGTCcattgtatatacaatataaaagttATGGCAGATATAATTGGAAACAGCCGAGGATATAAACAATCGGTTAAGAAATGGTTAGGTGGAATTATTTTCACGTCTTCACTATTCTTGTCCAGCACTGTGGGATTTATTGTGTTGTCACCTATACACATGACCGCGTTTATGTTAAAGCTTCACTGTGCACAATGGATATTTGATACTATAGTATCAACATGGTTTGCGTTTCTCGTTGCGGCGTACGAGCTGTTATATGGAGTACGAATTGTGATTCAGGGGGACGTAACTGCCATGAACAAAAACAGATGCTCCCTCATTGTGATGAACCATCCAACACGACTGGATTGGCTGTTTTATTTCGCAGTTCAGGCGCGATACGCATCATTACGGAGATTAAAAATTTGCTTGAAAAATGAATTACGGCACATTCCAGGAGTAGGGTGGGCAATGCAAGCCGCCAAATTTCTCTTCCTGCACCGCAAATGGAGCAGCGACCGAGAGCGAATAGTTGAATACCTGTCACACTTCAACAGCCTAACTTACGCTCCACAGCTGTTGTTCTTTCCTGAAGGGACAGATTTTCGATCTTTAAGTCGGCAGAGAAGCAAGGAATACGCGGAGAAAAACAGTCTGAATGATTATGACCATGTCCTTCACCCAAGGACCCTGGGATTTACAGCTCTCGTTGGGCATATGAAGCAATATAATAAACTTGACCAGATCGTAGATGTAACCGTGGCATATCCGGAAAACGTTATGCAGCGTGAAACCGACCTTATTACTGGCAATATTCCCAGAGTAATCGTTTTTAAAATAGATTGTTTTGACATTGACACGGTGCCAACAGACAATGACGGGCTTCTCTCAAGATGGATTGAAGACCGCTGGAGGATAAAGGAAGACTTTCTAAAAGAATTTTATTGCTACCGGGACTACAACGCCCAGAATGGTTACAGTGATGAGCAAAACTTGGAAATCGAAATGGATCTGAAGGTTTATCTAATCGGAGCATTAGTGTTTTGGTCAATGCTGTCAATGTGCACGCTTTACTGGTTGGTGTTCTTTCCCTGGTTTAGACTGTGCTTCCTCTGGTCTGTTCCGGTGTGTATAATAGTGAGTACTGTGATCGGATTTGATAacttgtttacaattttgacaCCTCTACCCGACacaaaatgattgattttgCACATGACAAACACTAGAGTAATCTTGGAGCGGAACACATATAGGTGGATACATTTGTGAAGTTCTTACACGGTGAAAATAGGCccaacaaaacatttttgaaaaacgTTATACCGTGCAGTAACAAACATAATACCGTGCAGTGACACATATTAAACCATGCAGTGACACACATTATACCGTGCTGTGACACATATTATACTGTGCAGTGACGCACATTATACCGTGCAGTGTCGCACATTATACCGTGCAGTGACCAACATTGTACCGTGCAGTGACACACATTATACCGTGCAGTAACACACATCATACCATACAGTGACGCACATTATACCGTGCAGTGACCAACATTGTACCATGCAGTGACACACTTTATACCGTACAGTGACACACATAATACCATACAGTGACACACATTATACCGTGCAGTAACACACATCATACCATACAGTGACACACTTTATACCGTGTAGTGTCACACATTATACCGTGCAGTGACAAACATTGTACCGTGCAGTGACACACATTATACCGTGCAGTTACACACATTTTACCGTACAGTGACACACATTATATTGTGCAGTGACACACATTGTACCGTGCAGTGACACACATTATACCGTGCAGTTACACACATTATACCGTGCAGTTACACACATTATACCGTGCAGTGACACACATAATACCATGCAATAACACATGGTACGAACGACTgcttatcttttatttatttgttaattttgatgcATTGACTTACAATTTCGAACATGCACGTAGGCTAATTCGAAAAACGTGCTTACTTAATATCACcatatgattatgtttttttgataataatttaaattgatatcgttgttaAAGCTGATGTATCTGACAGATGGATTGTACGTTTAAGCTTGTATCTGTCCCGTTTCGATTAGGAAACACCATGTGATTCAAAGGCCTTGACTATATTACGGTAAAATTCAGAACATTCCATATACACTTTAAGAAAACTTAGAgaattgtttgaattgttttcatttaaaatgcgCAATAACTTTTGCTTTAAGCAAATGGCTATAGCATTATTTTATACACATACGTCAATGTTTGTTGATGGCCCCAATTTTATGAACACTTAATATCCTTATAACGAGATCAAGCTTAGCACATTTTTTCTGTTATGGTATAATCACGATAaggtacttttttttacttaattcagCTAATTGAAATATGACACTTAAGCTTGTTGCGCCTTCATCATTCGATTAAGATCAAATATGgacatgtatttcatttaattgcatattaatcaatttattgtattaaacagaacataacattttttattcacGTAAACTACATGGTTAAATCAAGCTAACATACTTGCTCCttagttttataatatatgcataGATTATGGCTGTGAGGTTTGGGGACATAATGATTCTGCTAGGTTAGAAAGGATCCACCGAGGAAACCCCGACCATTATGGATAAcgatattaatatttatgtcatGTATAACTGTTATCTTCTGGCATTGTGTGTCTATCATTGAGTGTGTATTCTGCTTTAATCCTTGTGTCCGTTAAGAAAGATTATAGTTAAATGTTTGGATATTTGGCGTCTCCCTGTACTTACCATGTTATgaattatgtatgtttaaattttgtttcaaaatattttagtagCACATGTTGTGTACGACTTGGTCGTTATACTTATGTCGTTTGCGtgattataaaatgaaattctatttatttgaattaattgCGCTTACAAAGATAAACTTGTAGgttcaaaataaagaaacaatatgttataTACTGTTATGCTTTATATTGCATTAGAACTAACGCTGGTATTAAATGAACTGTTTATTCAGTGTCAGACATACACGCGCTTGTTCATTTACTTATTGTAGTATATACATGGCTCAATGTATCAAGATCACGGCCACTATCTATATGTATTCGCTATCttaaatgtttgcaattaaaagcATACAGTGGATcatagttttattttctttgaattgcTTGCCGCTCAATAGTCAAAACAGTTTGCCATGGACGGAAAATAACCAGTGAATTATAACCCGAGGCCAAAACAGTTTCAaatcacgcaattttctatatTTACTTTGTGAAGAAACAttcgttcagcttatacattcaataactctTTAAGGTCTCTTAATCATAGATTAAACAACCGAGAGGAGCTTACACGCCCTGTCCTTCTGGTAGGCGAATTTATATTGCGATAACAGTTATATAAACTGACTTAGCAGGTGAAAATATCCTTCAAACACACCAAAATACTCAAAAAATCCGCCATTCTGTTTCGCTTTGAACATGTCCCTCACGTAAAATGCCGCAAAAATAATTACGTTGGACCCCCCTGACAAGGCAAGAGCATTAGTTCGCTTGGTCCTCCCACGACCGAGGGCAAATAGTTTTAACTTTgaactgaatttttttttcaataactgCTGTATTACATGACATAAGGAGCGTAACTTTTATTGACAATGTAACATTTGTCTAACACATTTACACCCCTTTGACATGAAGAAAACCACCAAAGATGCCAAAATCAAGACATTCTGTGTTGACGAGTTTTGGTAAAGAGTGACGACTGaagttttgaattaaaattcttaataattgtacatggaatttcatgtgtttataataatttaatcatCAATAACAAttgataaaagttttttttttatttaaactcaaTAATGATAtgctattataataatatagtcTGATAactattattttctgtattttagtgttatttatattacaaaggtaaattaaagatatgaaaatcAACTGTCTAAATTACGAAAAGGAACCGAAGAGTCAATGATATCTGCATATATAACACGGTTAAGTCAGGCAGAATGAGCATCTCCGCAAgtgcaaaacattttaacatccCAAGAATGACATTGTCGAATATCATTAACAATAAAGTTCCTCTTCAACCATAAATTAGTATGAAAACAGCCCTAAGTAATTATGAAGAATCTGCACGTTGTAGCTACATACCATACCTGGCTTACAGCGGATTTCCTCTTTCCATCCAACAAGTATCGCTTGTTGTATCGCTAAGGAGCGCGGAAAAGGCGATGTTTTCACTGAAAATTGGACGTCCAGGAAATGGTGGAAGGGCTCTAAGACAAGGCATCCTGATCTTGGGCTGCTCAGCTAAGACGCATTGGACAGGGGTCGAGCTAGTTTAGGCAGTGTACAAAACCTTTGAGTGTACTTTAGCTCATTGAAAGATACGCTCGATAGCAACTACATTTCCGACAAATCTGAGCGCATATATAATTGTGACGAAGCAGCCATCTTTTGGAATAAGTCTGCAGAACGCTCTCCCCCCAACtatcatgtttaacaaacatcctTCGGAGGTACATACCATCCCCATGGATCGGTTAATGCTACGTACGCATGCTCTGACAGCGGTTTTATGGATTCCAGTAGTTCGAACAAATATTCCTGCAATATGCAGTACCGCAACGCCCTGTGCTATCAATCCAACACCAGTCATGCACTGAGGTTGATCCAATTGAAATCGATCTGGCTATGCAACCACGAGAAAGCGGTGAAGAGGATGTAAGTTGCACAACTGTTGATTCGTATGAATTCGCAGAAGTCTCATACTTTTCGTATGTCCAAGATCAATGAACGATCAGGTTATATTGGTAGTGAGTTTTTATGTTGGTGACGAATACAAATTTGGCTACAAGCACTTCACCGGATAGAGATATTAACTTTGCAGGTACTACGTGTCCATTCGTGAAAGAGGCTATTTAGTGCACATTAACGGTTCGgaaataaagatattcagtCAATGTTAGTGTTAATGTTGGTGTCAGCTTAAACAGAAAATGCTTGCAGCGTCTATTGATTTGCACCAACTTACTCAATCCTTGATAACGTCAGTCGCCCCTAGTCAACCAAGTTCAGCGTCCCTCGTCTGTCCGCCACTAACGGCTGCTGTACACACGCCACCAACGTATGTTGTCAGTCCGCCTCCAAAACCACTACCACCATTGTCGACCGCCGTTGTAAATCATCACATGGTCAAGGCAGATCTGTTTCCACAAGACCATGTAAATGTGCTAATTGTATTTACGCCAACACAAACATCGATAAAAAGGGGCAGACTTGGAAAATGAAAGATACTTACAGGTTCTGAAGTATAGCAGGAACTCAGAGTGAACAAAAACAGCAATAATTAATAGAACATAAAGAGAAACGTGAACAACAGTGAGTTGAAAAATGTGTGCAAAAAGGAAACCGAAAAGTTGAAAAGAAATGCCGAAATTGAAATAGAAAAGGGAAGTAATTAAGAGAAAAACTGAAATCCGAGGAAAATGGCTAATCGCGAGAGAGCGAAGCAAAAAGAACTGaagacaaaaacacatattaaaaaatgactTGAATCTTGAAgttgaaacatttttacatattaactgCACGTTTCCACCATATATTCTTCAGGTATACTGTGTAGAAGGTGGTCATACGTAACATGCAGATTGTGGGGATGCACCATTGTGGTCTAAAAGAACTGGACTTGTTGAGGACATATCGGGTTGAGCTGGAGCCGAACAACGCATATGACGCCACGGCGGTAGCTGTTTTTGACAGACCAAGGAAATGTGGAAACTGAAAGCGGGATTGTTCTAAAGCAGTACACGAAATAATAAGTGAAATCAAGGGAAGATCAATGTATTACCTACGTCCGCTAGATAACTCAAATGTCCGTAATCGTCGGCCCGGTTCGCAGCAAACTTGTGCCATTGCATTCAAAGTGAATGACGGCAACTACCtgtatttgtgaaaaaataaagatatgcCGACATATTCTTAGACGgctgctatatatatatatatatatatatatatatatatatatatatatatatatatatatatatatatatatatatatggcacgtttgttttttaaatagttgGTGTATACATAACgtcaaaaattcaaaatttgcgGGAAAGGTGCCTTTATATTGAAAAGACAAGTCGGGTACCATATAATCAAAATGCATGCATACCTTGTAATACATAGAGCCGAAAGTGACGACTTTAGGTTCTCGTACGTAAACTAATGTTTCGGAGAGAATACCAAGCTTCTTGCTAcgttaaagtgactcgctcatgtttttggaccaaaatttTTTTTCGACGTAAATTTTAaggcatctgaaaacacttattttataattattttactctatgatatcgaaattgcaaaaCGGAATACAGCTATACttaaaacaggttttttttattttagtggggttcgaacccacgccggtaagtCAAGAAAAAGAAGTAGAAAATAGCCGGCTAGTCTACACGGCCACCGGTACTTCAACAAAAAAGGTGGATATGCTGACCTGTTAAGGatgcattgataacatcacgttaTAATGCCAattaaccaatcacgcaacaccacagccgtaattaattttcaatcgcgttactaacgcttatgaaaattgtggtattcaaagacaatatttgagcaaatatcaacatttgctgaagggttccagctattggtatttttgttttaacactccttatggtttgccacactttatttcgttatTATTTTGCACACTATTATTCAAATGTGTATTAACAGAAACGTaaattattttgtgcatttattgaCTGTGAAAAGGCGTTTGACATTGTTATACATGATGCAATATGGATTAAATTAATCCAATTTGGTATAAgtagtaaaatgttaataatgttaaattctATATATGCAAATGTAAAGGCATGTGTCAAAGATTTGTATGATATGTTATATTCAGATATCTTTGATATGTCTCTTGGTTTGAAAACAGGGGAACCCCTGTCTCctctttcattttattttgtttataaatgatattaaagacAATGTAGATTTAGATAATCTGACCGATAGTGATATTCATAACCTGTCGTTGTATATGTTACTGTTTGCAGACGACATTGCACTGTTCACTACTAATCCTATTAGTCTTCAAGCCCAGTTGGTAAAACCAAAATATGTATCTTTGTAAAacgtaaatcattaaatcattttgtatGGACTACCGACACTCAACCTATTGAAATTGTCGATAGCTTTTGTTTTTTAGGTATTAAGTTTTACTATACTGGAAGTTTAGTAAATGCTGTTAAGTCACTGAAAGAGCAAGCTTTAAAAGCATACAATTACCTTATATCAATATTCAGTAGGGTGAAGCTCGATGTTAGGACAAAGTTgtcatttttgaccccatgaTTGCCCCAATCCTTATGTATGGGTGTGAGGTCTGGGGATAATATGAAATGAAAGAGATTGACAAATTTCATCTCaggttttgtaaacatattctggGCATTCGTACCCAAACGTCTAATGCAGCAGTGCTGGGTGAGCTTGGTCGTTTTCCTTTAACTATTCTATATAAAATCAGAGCACCCTAATTCCCTATGCAAGGTAAAATAATTCCCAACGTTGCTTATAAATGACACGTTTAATGAACAAGTGAATGATGCTACTTTTCTGTATAGCAATGCCAAAGATAACTGGTCTAAATTTGTTAAGAATTTATTAGACTCTCTTGGATTTAGCTATGTTTGGTATAGCAATACTATTGATAAATCTTGTTTCTTTAAGGCCACGTCTCTATGATCATGTCTGATATTAATTCGCAATCCAAGTTagaatattgtaaacaatttaagaaaGATTTTAGATTcgagaaatattttgaaattaatatgaatgataaatatataattgtattatcCAGACTATATACGATTGTGTTCACACTCTCTTGAAATCAAGGTTGGAAGATGTAATAATATTTCACGTATAAATCGTAAATGCAAACTTTGTAATACAAGTATGGTTGAATCTGAATACCACTTTATACTATGCTGTCCTTTTTACTCCGGCATACGTCTACACTATAATATTTCAGGATCATGGAATAATGGAatacaaacattgaataaatgtgttAAGATAATGTCATCAAATGATAATATAACTTTAAGACGTTTGGCTAAATTCATATACCATGCTATGTTGAGGCGATCTGCCTCCATTGATGCAGTTACTTCTTAGTTTAGTACCTTCAAGTATATTGTTGTGTAAGAACATATACAATTGTAGAATGTACTGTTTAagtctttgtattttgtgtgcATCTCACTTAATACGTTTTATGTTACTTGTTCATTGCGAAAGGATCTTGTGTTGCGTA encodes the following:
- the LOC128218842 gene encoding lysocardiolipin acyltransferase 1-like; this translates as MADIIGNSRGYKQSVKKWLGGIIFTSSLFLSSTVGFIVLSPIHMTAFMLKLHCAQWIFDTIVSTWFAFLVAAYELLYGVRIVIQGDVTAMNKNRCSLIVMNHPTRLDWLFYFAVQARYASLRRLKICLKNELRHIPGVGWAMQAAKFLFLHRKWSSDRERIVEYLSHFNSLTYAPQLLFFPEGTDFRSLSRQRSKEYAEKNSLNDYDHVLHPRTLGFTALVGHMKQYNKLDQIVDVTVAYPENVMQRETDLITGNIPRVIVFKIDCFDIDTVPTDNDGLLSRWIEDRWRIKEDFLKEFYCYRDYNAQNGYSDEQNLEIEMDLKVYLIGALVFWSMLSMCTLYWLVFFPWFRLCFLWSVPVCIIVSTVIGFDNLFTILTPLPDTK